The DNA window TACGCGGGTACGGAAGTTCTCATCGACGATCTGAACGCGGTTGATCGACATGCAGGAGGAGGAGGTTACTTGTTGATCAGGTCCCTGATGCGGTCGATCGTACCTTCGGGATTGCGCATGGCTTCCCGCCGGGCCTGTTCGGCGATTCGGCTGATGATCTGCTGTACCAGTTGGCCCTGAGTGACTCCTTCGCCGCCTTCGCCGCCGCCCACGTTCTCAAGCGTCACCTTGGGGACCTCGACTTTGAGACCCTGTGCCAAGGGCGGGAGATTGACGGTGGCAACGATGTTTTCAACCACGACTTCTTCGATGACGAACCTCTTGCCCCCGCCTCCGTCGGCGGAGTCGTCCGACGACCGGTGCTTGCGCAGGTTCTCTTGGATCGTCTGGATGTTGGTGCGTCCTCGGGAGCCCTCAACCCAGATTTCGACATTGCTGACGTGAAGGCGCGGAGCCACGATCTTGTCCGCCAGCAGCGTTCCCAGGGAGACGTCTAGATGGAGGTCGCCTACCCGGGCCAGATGGGGCGACTGAAAGCCTTCGGGATTGTCGATTTCGAGTCCCGACAGGCTGAATCCGCCGCTGAGTATGCCCACGTCCACCGAGCCGGCATGAACCGCCACACCGAGTGCGCGGCTGCCCTGGTTTTCGATAGCCGAGGCGGCGATGGAATCGATAAACAGACCTACTGTCAGGAAGGCCAGCAGCAGGACGACGACAACGGCGATGGCGATCTTTTTCATGGCTTCTCCAGGATGTCGGGCTCAGAATAGCAGATTGCCGGCCCTTTCACCTGACGGCTGTGCGGGTTGATGAACGAGGTTCGCGCCCGCAGGAGCGGGTGTTGTAGACTCTTCCATGGTATGGGAGACGCGAGTATGGCATTGTCGGCGGAAAAGTTTCGCGCTGTCATGAGGAATTACGCCATGGGCGTCACGGTGGTCACCACCCAGGGCTTGGCTGGTTGCCCATACGGCGTTACGGTAACCGCCTTTACTTCTCTCTCGCTGGACCCCTTGATGGTCCTGGTGTGTCTCGACCAAAAACTGAGCGGGTTGGAGCTGTTCGAAGACTTCGGACGCATGGGCGTGAACATCCTGGCCGAGGGACAGGAAGACGCTTCCGTCTTCTTTTCCCGGCCCAGCACCGACCGAACCGAATTCGACTACGTTCAGGGAGAGAACGGGCTCCCGCTGCTGGCCGACTGCCTGGCCTGGCTGGAATGCGATATCGTGCAGAGCTATCCGGGAGGCGACCACAAGATTCTGGTGGGCCGCGTCACCAATGCCGTGCTCCGCAGCGACCGCAAACCCTTGCTTTATTATGACGGCGCCTACGCCAGGTTGGCGGACTAGAAGTAGCGAGCAGCCTCTTGATTCGGGTGTGAACTTGTTGGCCACCTAGTGGCCCTAGAAAGGCGAAACTTTCCTCTACAAGTGTCGTAATGTAACTTGGTCGTCCCCTTCACAGCCATGTCACTTGAAATAGGCAGCAAAGTCGGTCCCTACAAGATCTTGGACACCGTTGGCGCGGGAGGAATGGGCGAAGTTTATCGAGCCCGCGATACTCGGCTGCAGCGCGACGTGGCCATCAAGGTGCTGCCCCAGCGCCATGTCGACAACGAAGAGGCCCGGGCACGCTTCGAACGCGAAGCCCAGGCCGTGGCGGCCTTGTCGCACCCCAACATCGTTTCCATCTTCGATTTCGGGTTCATCGACGAGAAGCCCTATGCCGTCAGCGAGTTGCTGCAAGGCGAGAGCCTGCGCAGCCGCCTCTCCTCAGGGCCGCTATCGTGGCAGCAGGCCGCCGAATTCGGCATGGCTCTTTCCGAAGGGCTTGCCGCCGCCCATTCCAAGGGCATTATCCATCGCGATCTCAAGCCCGAGAACATCTTCATAACCGAGGACGAGCGAATCAAGATCCTCGATTTCGGTTTGGCCAGCGTAGAAGGCGTACAGCAGTTGGGCCCTCATTCCTCGGCCCCTACCGCCATTACCAAGACCGAGCCCGGAACGGTTCTAGGCACCGTGGGATACATGTCGCCTGAGCAGGTGCGGGGCATGCCCACCGACGAGCGCTCGGACATCTTCTCGCTGGGCGCCATTCTCTTCGAGATGATCACGGGGCAGAGGGCCTTCCAGGGAGAGACGTCCAGCGACATCATGGCCGCCATCCTGCGCGACGAGGTGTCGGGAACCGGCGAGTCGGGGGTGTCCATCCCGCTGCAGCTCGAAAAGGTGGTGCGGGGTTGCCTGAGCAAAGATCCGCGTCAGCGTCCTCAGAGTGCCCGCGAAGTCCGGGCCGAGTTGAAGGCCGCCTTGGGGGCCGCCGACAGCGCGGCCTTTACGCCCATGCCTGAGCCGTCATCGACGCACAGCCCTCCCCCGGGCCAAGGGCGGCGCGCCTCTATCCGGCCCGCCCTCTACGCCCTTGCTGTCCTGACGGCGGCGGCCTTGCTCTTCTACGCCGGTACACTTTTTTGGGACGGCTCCGATTCCGGCCGGGAGGCCGGACCAGTGCGTTCTCTGGCAGTTTTGCCCTTTCAATTCGAAGAGGCCGCGGAAGACGGCTCAGACGGCTCGACTCAACTCGCTTATTTGAGCAAGGAGGTTGTAGAGGGCTTGATCAACCGCCTCTCCCAGGTCGAGGAATTGCAGGTGATGGCTTGGAGTACCGTGAGCCGCTACCAGGGCAGCGTCGAAGATCCCTTGGAGGCGGGGCGGCAGTTGCAGGTGGACGCGGTTTTGAGCGGGCGGGTGTCGCGGCGTGAAGAGACGGTCACCGTGCAGGCCACCCTGCTCGATACCCGCCAGGGATTCCAGATTTGGGGCGACCGTTTCCAGGAGCCCTTCTCCCGTTCCGGCGCCTTTCAGGAGCAGGTGGCCTCTAACGTGGTGCAGCGGCTGGGCTATGAATGGACGGGCGAGCCCGACTTCCTGGCAGAGGGTTCAGCTCCTGATCCCGAAGCCTTCAACCACTACCTGGAGGCCCGCCACAAGCCAAGCGAAAAGCGCATGGCCGAGCGCGATGCCGCCGAGGTGGGGGATCAGATCGAAAGCTACCTCAAGGCTCTGGAGATCGACAAAGACTTCGTCAAGGCCCAGCAGGGGTTGGCCGAAGCGCTTTCCAGCGCCGGGGCGGCGGGGCATCTCGATCCCGGCGTGGTCATGCCGATGGCCAAGGCCGCCGCCGTCAAGTTGCTCGACCTGAAGCGGGGCAACGCTGAAGTCCACGGCGTGCTGGCCACCGTCTACTCTCGTTTCGAGCGCGACTGGGACCGCGCTGAAGACGAGTTCGAGCAGGCCATGGAAATGAACCCGCGTTCGGCGGAGACGCTGCAGCAGTACGCCATGGACTATTTGGTCCCGACGGGACAGTTGGACGAGGCTGAAAATGCGCTGCGCAAGGCCATGCGCCTCAAGCCCGGTTCCGCCGCCCTGCTCTTCGACTTGGGCCGCGTCCATTACTTCCAGCGGCGCTACGACCAGGCCATCGACGTTCTGGGACAAGCCGACTCGAAAGGTTCGCCGGGCCTCTTCGCCGAGCAATACACGGCCCTCAGCCATTTGGGCGCCGGACGTCCCCGGGCGGCCGTCGAGGTGCTTGAAGGACGGCTGCGCGGCGGCGATCCGCAAGAGGCCTTCAATCCCGCCCGCCATCAGGCCATGGCCGTGCTGGGACTGGCCTACGGGCGCAGCGGCGACAGAGACAAAGTCGAGAGAGTCTTGCGGAATCTGTCACGGCCCGGAGCTCACCTGCGGCGCCTTTCCCTTTACAATCAATCGGTGGGGCGAGACCGGCGTCCTCGGCCAAGCCAGGGTTCGGCGCCTCCGCCCCTTCCTCCCGCTCCGCCTTCCGTCCCCCGCGAGCCGCCCGCACCCGACGCGCCCTTCCCAGGCCGCGAACTGGTTCTCGGCGAATGGGGATCGCGGCCCTATTGGATGGCTCTTGTGCAGCTCGGACTGGGAGATGAGGAGCAGGCTCTGCGACTCATCCAGCAAGCTGTGCGCACCCGTGCCGCCGAGGCGGTCTATCTGAAGGTCGATCCGGTGATGGATCCTTTGCGCGGCCGGGCGGCCTTCGAAGAACTGATCGAAGAGCTTGGGCTCGACTAGGGATGGCCCCGTGAACGCTAGCGCTCATCTGTTGTTGGAAGCCGGGCAAGACCGCACCCGTCTCGAACTGGCCAGCCGCCACAACACTCTCACCCGACTAGCCATCGCGGAGCTTCTCGCCGCCCTCGAGTCCCACGCCCGGGACGACGGCAGCCGGGTGTTGATCATCAGCGGCCAGGGAAGCCGCTTCTTTTCGCCCGGATTCGATTTGCGTCAGGTGAGCGCTTTGCAACGGGCCGAGATGGAGGACATGATCGAGGCCTTCGAGGGATTGATGGTGTCCCTGCTGCGCCATCCCAAGCCGGTGCTGGCCCAACTCAATGGAGATGCGCTGGCAGGGGGATGCATCTTGGCCAGTTGCTGCGATTTCCGCCTGGCCCGCCGCGGCGCCCTCATCGGAATGACTCCCCTCAATTTCTCGGTGGCGGTTCCCTACACGGCCCAGCAGGTCTTCCGGCATCTGCTGGGATTCTCGCGGGCCCGTCGTCCGCTTTGGCTGGGGGAGAACTACCCGGTTGAAAAGGCCCTTGGCATGGGCTGGATCGACCAGGTTGAGTCGGAAGAGAAGCTGCCCTCCGCCGTGGACGGTCTGGCCCGCCGGCTGGCCGCCGGAGATCCCGCCGCCTTCCGCACCTCCAAAGACTTTCTGTTGGCCCCCTTGCTGCGCCAGATCGACCCTCCTTCCCCGCACCGACGGCGTGATTTTCTCGACTGCTGGTTCTCGGCCTCGACCCAGTCCCGCCTGCGCGCCACTCTTCGTAATCTCGATTCCAAAACCTCTTGACCGCCCGGCAAGGGCGAGTCTGATTCGCCCGAAACGCCGGTCAGACTCTTGCATCAAGCGGGCGGCATGGCGCACAATGACGGTTCTCTGGAGAGCGTCTTATGAGCAATCCGAAACTGAACTGGAAGGACCCGATGGGAGGGGAGAAGTGGT is part of the Acidobacteriota bacterium genome and encodes:
- a CDS encoding flavin reductase family protein — translated: MRNYAMGVTVVTTQGLAGCPYGVTVTAFTSLSLDPLMVLVCLDQKLSGLELFEDFGRMGVNILAEGQEDASVFFSRPSTDRTEFDYVQGENGLPLLADCLAWLECDIVQSYPGGDHKILVGRVTNAVLRSDRKPLLYYDGAYARLAD
- a CDS encoding protein kinase; the protein is MSLEIGSKVGPYKILDTVGAGGMGEVYRARDTRLQRDVAIKVLPQRHVDNEEARARFEREAQAVAALSHPNIVSIFDFGFIDEKPYAVSELLQGESLRSRLSSGPLSWQQAAEFGMALSEGLAAAHSKGIIHRDLKPENIFITEDERIKILDFGLASVEGVQQLGPHSSAPTAITKTEPGTVLGTVGYMSPEQVRGMPTDERSDIFSLGAILFEMITGQRAFQGETSSDIMAAILRDEVSGTGESGVSIPLQLEKVVRGCLSKDPRQRPQSAREVRAELKAALGAADSAAFTPMPEPSSTHSPPPGQGRRASIRPALYALAVLTAAALLFYAGTLFWDGSDSGREAGPVRSLAVLPFQFEEAAEDGSDGSTQLAYLSKEVVEGLINRLSQVEELQVMAWSTVSRYQGSVEDPLEAGRQLQVDAVLSGRVSRREETVTVQATLLDTRQGFQIWGDRFQEPFSRSGAFQEQVASNVVQRLGYEWTGEPDFLAEGSAPDPEAFNHYLEARHKPSEKRMAERDAAEVGDQIESYLKALEIDKDFVKAQQGLAEALSSAGAAGHLDPGVVMPMAKAAAVKLLDLKRGNAEVHGVLATVYSRFERDWDRAEDEFEQAMEMNPRSAETLQQYAMDYLVPTGQLDEAENALRKAMRLKPGSAALLFDLGRVHYFQRRYDQAIDVLGQADSKGSPGLFAEQYTALSHLGAGRPRAAVEVLEGRLRGGDPQEAFNPARHQAMAVLGLAYGRSGDRDKVERVLRNLSRPGAHLRRLSLYNQSVGRDRRPRPSQGSAPPPLPPAPPSVPREPPAPDAPFPGRELVLGEWGSRPYWMALVQLGLGDEEQALRLIQQAVRTRAAEAVYLKVDPVMDPLRGRAAFEELIEELGLD
- a CDS encoding enoyl-CoA hydratase/isomerase family protein, which gives rise to MNASAHLLLEAGQDRTRLELASRHNTLTRLAIAELLAALESHARDDGSRVLIISGQGSRFFSPGFDLRQVSALQRAEMEDMIEAFEGLMVSLLRHPKPVLAQLNGDALAGGCILASCCDFRLARRGALIGMTPLNFSVAVPYTAQQVFRHLLGFSRARRPLWLGENYPVEKALGMGWIDQVESEEKLPSAVDGLARRLAAGDPAAFRTSKDFLLAPLLRQIDPPSPHRRRDFLDCWFSASTQSRLRATLRNLDSKTS